Proteins encoded together in one Thermococcus barophilus MP window:
- a CDS encoding ferritin-like domain-containing protein: protein MERFEIDREVEEKVDQILQKLVKLPLEKILSYALKGEEDAIQLYKFLSQHIEEPHAKMKFEQFIKIESGHKKKIRKVFEELFPGVEPSEIPLPSWVEVSFQDVRKDIKTAEDYLSILKVAISSEKLAEKSINLLPKLSSKSTLICSLHLLKMKGSITIFLLTSISFISVPKLKRICMRE, encoded by the coding sequence ATGGAGAGATTTGAAATTGACAGGGAAGTTGAGGAAAAGGTTGATCAAATCTTACAGAAGCTTGTCAAACTTCCTCTCGAGAAAATACTTAGCTACGCATTAAAGGGCGAAGAAGACGCCATACAGCTTTATAAATTTCTATCACAGCACATAGAGGAACCACATGCGAAAATGAAGTTTGAACAGTTCATTAAAATAGAGTCAGGACATAAGAAGAAAATTCGCAAAGTATTTGAAGAGCTGTTTCCAGGCGTTGAACCCTCCGAAATACCACTTCCCTCTTGGGTTGAGGTATCATTCCAAGACGTTAGAAAGGATATTAAAACAGCAGAGGACTACCTCAGCATTTTGAAGGTTGCAATAAGCTCTGAAAAGCTTGCCGAAAAAAGTATCAATTTGTTGCCCAAGCTCTCATCAAAGAGTACGCTGATTTGTTCACTTCACTTGCTAAAGATGAAAGGCAGCATTACGATTTTCTTGTTAACCAGTATCTCTTTTATAAGCGTGCCAAAGCTGAAGAGGATATGCATGAGAGAATAA
- a CDS encoding ferritin family protein — MKVQELLEKIAWQENELYNLYKLGETFAVYETPRLAEHFNWLASEELRHRNTVQTFIKEKTLENSAVIDHLDALSLEPYLTDERVEPEDLEDLILEALIREKHSYELYQKLSEILDGSLSQIFRMMSQEELKHAYRLKIMYETVHR; from the coding sequence ATGAAAGTTCAGGAGCTCCTTGAGAAGATCGCCTGGCAGGAGAATGAACTCTACAACCTGTACAAGCTCGGTGAGACCTTTGCAGTCTATGAAACACCGCGGCTGGCTGAGCATTTCAACTGGTTGGCAAGTGAAGAGCTCAGGCACAGGAATACTGTGCAAACATTCATCAAAGAAAAAACGCTGGAAAACAGTGCGGTTATTGATCACTTGGATGCATTAAGTCTTGAGCCCTACTTAACCGATGAAAGGGTTGAGCCAGAGGACTTGGAGGATCTCATTCTTGAAGCCCTCATCAGAGAAAAGCACAGTTATGAGCTCTATCAAAAGCTCAGCGAAATATTGGATGGTTCCCTTTCCCAAATCTTCAGAATGATGAGTCAAGAGGAGCTTAAGCACGCTTACAGGCTAAAGATAATGTACGAAACTGTTCACAGATAA
- a CDS encoding TasA family protein codes for MKKLLLIVLVAGILIGAAGIQVGNALFSDKSISKGNEISTGEFDIGISKDGSRFYDDLKLFEFSNLKPGDYREFSFYIKNRGDVGVSRILLSLNVEDLEDGKLTDAESLVDNTTDTGELSKNIIIAKLSVTKDSQTYSLDDYVGKTLKEISGKQILLPRDLLKPGENIKVTVGFKLKDDAGNECQTDIARITLNIYAEQ; via the coding sequence ATGAAAAAGCTCCTGCTGATAGTACTGGTTGCTGGAATACTCATAGGAGCGGCAGGAATCCAGGTGGGAAATGCTTTATTCAGTGACAAAAGCATTTCGAAAGGCAATGAAATATCCACAGGGGAGTTTGATATAGGAATAAGCAAAGATGGAAGCAGATTTTATGATGATCTGAAGCTTTTTGAGTTCTCAAATCTAAAGCCCGGTGACTACAGGGAGTTCAGCTTTTACATAAAGAACAGAGGGGATGTTGGAGTCTCGAGGATCCTCCTCTCCCTTAACGTTGAGGATTTAGAGGATGGAAAACTTACGGATGCTGAATCTCTTGTTGATAATACCACAGACACAGGCGAGCTGAGCAAAAACATTATCATAGCAAAGCTCTCCGTGACAAAGGACAGCCAAACGTACTCACTGGATGACTATGTTGGAAAGACGCTGAAGGAAATCAGCGGCAAGCAAATACTTCTCCCCAGGGATCTCTTAAAGCCTGGAGAAAATATTAAAGTCACCGTTGGCTTTAAGCTCAAAGATGATGCCGGAAATGAGTGCCAGACAGATATTGCGAGGATAACCCTGAACATCTATGCCGAGCAGTGA
- the cca gene encoding CCA tRNA nucleotidyltransferase, with protein sequence MKELLNQVLKEIKPSEEERELVESIKREVEGISKEIIAVFDYDVEPYFVGSLAKDTYLSGDHDIDLFLAFPLEVPLSELREKGLELAKAIGEKLGKYEIAYAEHPYVRAFYRGFKVDLVPCYSVRNWRDVRTAVDRSILHTEWVLKHLNGRNDEVRLLKKFFKGINVYGSEIYVKGFSGYLTELLIIKYGSFLDVLENHEFMLRQKIIDLEGWLKKEPEVAMKTVKREADADVPLIIIDPVDPRRNVASALSWEKFGIFYFKAKQFLEKPSREFFFPRQKQKRDYKKLLRKKETKLVTLLFEKPDLIDDLLLPQLEKSAKGFMKALELRGFKVFEAHWGYKNKAFIMLEVDRTEKPRIGIKPGPEFFTERGLRFYSKNQKVWIRGKRLYSEKVVEESIVDAIRELLEKNQVSLGKQIKEHITQADILINFVPPELSDEAYLFLSREKWNLKG encoded by the coding sequence ATGAAGGAGCTTTTAAACCAAGTTCTTAAGGAAATCAAGCCAAGTGAGGAAGAAAGGGAACTTGTTGAGAGCATAAAAAGAGAAGTTGAAGGTATTTCAAAAGAGATAATCGCCGTCTTTGATTATGATGTTGAGCCGTATTTCGTTGGTTCTTTAGCCAAGGATACATACCTATCTGGAGATCACGATATTGATCTCTTTTTGGCTTTCCCTCTTGAAGTTCCATTGAGTGAGCTGAGAGAGAAAGGTTTAGAGCTTGCAAAGGCTATTGGGGAAAAGCTTGGGAAATATGAGATCGCCTATGCTGAGCATCCATATGTTAGAGCATTTTACAGGGGATTTAAAGTTGATTTGGTGCCATGTTATAGTGTAAGGAACTGGAGGGATGTGAGGACAGCAGTTGACCGCTCAATACTCCACACGGAATGGGTTTTAAAGCATCTAAATGGCAGAAATGATGAAGTTAGGCTTTTGAAGAAGTTCTTCAAGGGTATTAATGTTTATGGCAGCGAGATCTATGTTAAGGGGTTTTCGGGATATCTCACAGAGCTCCTGATAATAAAGTACGGCTCATTTCTTGATGTTCTTGAGAATCATGAGTTCATGCTCAGGCAAAAGATCATTGACTTGGAAGGCTGGCTGAAGAAAGAGCCGGAAGTAGCAATGAAAACTGTAAAGCGAGAGGCTGATGCTGATGTCCCGTTGATAATAATTGACCCAGTTGATCCAAGGAGGAACGTTGCTTCAGCTTTAAGCTGGGAAAAGTTTGGAATTTTCTACTTCAAAGCCAAGCAGTTTTTAGAGAAACCTTCAAGAGAGTTCTTTTTCCCAAGGCAGAAGCAGAAGAGGGACTACAAAAAGCTTTTGAGAAAAAAAGAAACAAAGCTTGTAACTCTGCTCTTTGAGAAGCCGGACTTAATCGATGATCTGCTTTTGCCTCAGCTTGAAAAAAGCGCAAAAGGGTTTATGAAAGCCTTAGAGCTTCGAGGCTTTAAAGTATTTGAGGCTCACTGGGGCTACAAAAATAAAGCCTTCATAATGCTCGAAGTTGACAGAACTGAAAAGCCAAGAATTGGGATTAAACCCGGTCCGGAGTTCTTTACGGAGAGGGGGCTGAGGTTTTACTCAAAGAATCAAAAAGTTTGGATTCGTGGAAAGCGTTTATATTCAGAGAAAGTGGTAGAGGAGAGTATAGTTGATGCTATCAGAGAGCTCTTAGAGAAGAACCAAGTTTCTCTGGGGAAGCAGATTAAGGAACATATAACGCAGGCAGACATCTTAATTAACTTCGTTCCTCCAGAGCTAAGCGATGAGGCGTATCTGTTCTTAAGCAGGGAAAAATGGAATTTAAAAGGCTAA
- a CDS encoding adenosylcobalamin-dependent ribonucleoside-diphosphate reductase — protein MAVEKVMKRDGRIVPFDEGRIRWAIQRAMWEVGVRDEKLLDKVVKDVVGRINELYDGKIPHIENIQDIVELELMRNGLFDVAKAYILYRKKKAEIREEKKKILNKDKLDEIDKRFSINALRVLASRYLMKNEEGKIIESPRELFERVAILAVIPDLLYDDRVFSKEGGFAQDLKRVDYYREHLDEFDKKLSIGRFKLNKYHFERFLSLYQELAEKGQMKVSIDEIVKMLEDGAFDKYEKEIEEYFRLMTNQIFMPNTPALINAGRPLGMLSACFVVPIEDDMESIMKAAHDVAMIQKMGGGTGVNFSKLRPEGDLVGTTTGAASGPVSFMHLIDAVSDVIKQGGVRRGANMGILEVWHPDIEKFIHAKEKNIGTNVLSNFNISVGIWEDFWEALKEGRKYPLINPRTGKKVREVDPKALFEELAYMAWAKADPGVVFFDVINRRNVLEKAKGQKIRATNPCVVGDTRILTEKGEIEIEKLFELAKEANIDRLEVLDEGALGERAEKYAYLLPFKVIASNGKPVEAYVWKVGFKPSIKIVLEDGRELTGDEEHKVKVGDNYIELKNIKVGDCIEVFKEGCKKVVEVASVGNQLVYTLTMKEVHEYVANSIISRNCGEEPLYEYESCNLASINLAKFVKYDDEGKPYFDWDEYAYVIQKVAKYLDNSIDVNKFPLPEIDYNTKLTRRIGVGMMGLADALFKLGIPYNSKEGFDFMRKATEYLTFYAYKYSVEAAKKRGTFPLYDKSDYPEGKLPVEGFYHREIWNLPWDELAEEIKKYGVRNAMVTTCPPTGSVSMIADTSSGIEPIFALVYKKSVTVGEFYYVDPVFEAELKKRGLYSDELLAKISNNYGSVQGLEEIPEDMQRVFVTAMDVHWLDHILAQASIQLWLTDSASKTINMPNDATVEDVKAAYLLAYKLGCKGVTVYRDGSLSVQVYSVEGEKKKRVPAKPSEYAKSILKEIVEKEPWLRRFIDVEAILNGTNGKNDVSKPSLHLSLDIDVTHQHVQSKTAEAKSGVCPVCGAPTVFESGCEVCKNCGWSKCVIS, from the coding sequence ATGGCAGTTGAAAAAGTGATGAAAAGAGATGGAAGAATTGTTCCTTTTGATGAAGGGCGTATAAGATGGGCTATACAAAGGGCAATGTGGGAAGTTGGGGTAAGGGATGAAAAGCTTTTAGATAAAGTGGTCAAAGATGTCGTTGGCAGAATAAATGAGCTATATGATGGAAAGATACCCCACATTGAGAATATTCAGGATATTGTGGAGCTTGAGCTAATGCGCAACGGTCTCTTTGACGTTGCTAAGGCTTATATCCTTTACAGAAAGAAAAAGGCAGAGATCAGAGAGGAGAAGAAGAAGATACTCAACAAAGATAAGCTGGATGAAATTGATAAGCGCTTTTCTATCAACGCCCTAAGGGTTTTGGCCAGCAGATACCTTATGAAGAATGAAGAAGGAAAAATAATTGAAAGCCCCCGTGAGCTGTTTGAGAGAGTTGCGATTCTTGCTGTAATCCCTGATCTGCTCTATGACGATAGGGTTTTCTCTAAGGAGGGAGGCTTTGCTCAAGATTTAAAGAGGGTTGATTATTATAGGGAGCATCTTGACGAATTTGATAAAAAGTTGAGCATTGGAAGATTTAAACTAAATAAATACCATTTCGAGAGATTTCTTTCACTTTATCAGGAGCTTGCAGAAAAAGGTCAGATGAAAGTCAGCATTGATGAGATCGTTAAGATGCTTGAAGACGGTGCATTTGATAAGTACGAAAAGGAAATTGAGGAGTACTTCCGCTTGATGACTAATCAAATCTTCATGCCAAACACTCCAGCCTTAATCAACGCGGGCAGACCTCTGGGAATGTTATCAGCATGCTTCGTTGTCCCAATAGAGGATGATATGGAGAGCATAATGAAAGCAGCTCATGATGTTGCAATGATACAAAAAATGGGTGGAGGCACTGGAGTCAATTTCTCAAAGCTCCGCCCGGAGGGAGATTTAGTTGGAACAACAACAGGAGCAGCCAGTGGCCCTGTTTCGTTCATGCACCTCATAGATGCCGTTAGCGACGTTATAAAGCAGGGAGGAGTGAGAAGAGGGGCAAACATGGGAATTCTTGAAGTATGGCATCCGGACATTGAGAAGTTCATCCATGCAAAGGAGAAAAACATCGGAACCAACGTTTTGAGCAACTTTAACATTAGTGTAGGCATCTGGGAGGACTTCTGGGAGGCTTTGAAAGAAGGCAGGAAATATCCGCTAATCAACCCAAGGACTGGAAAGAAAGTTAGGGAAGTCGATCCAAAAGCCCTCTTTGAAGAGTTAGCTTACATGGCATGGGCAAAGGCCGATCCAGGCGTCGTGTTCTTTGACGTAATCAACAGGAGGAACGTTCTCGAGAAAGCTAAAGGACAGAAGATAAGGGCAACCAATCCATGTGTTGTTGGAGATACAAGGATTCTCACTGAAAAGGGGGAAATTGAAATAGAGAAGCTCTTTGAGCTGGCAAAGGAAGCTAATATCGACAGACTTGAGGTACTTGATGAAGGGGCTCTTGGAGAGAGAGCTGAGAAATATGCATATCTCTTGCCATTTAAGGTGATTGCATCGAATGGTAAGCCCGTGGAAGCATATGTCTGGAAAGTTGGCTTCAAGCCAAGCATAAAAATCGTTCTTGAAGATGGTCGCGAGTTAACGGGAGATGAGGAACACAAGGTAAAAGTTGGAGATAATTACATTGAGCTCAAAAATATCAAAGTTGGTGATTGCATCGAAGTGTTCAAAGAGGGTTGTAAGAAAGTAGTGGAAGTTGCTTCTGTCGGAAATCAACTCGTCTATACACTCACAATGAAAGAAGTTCATGAATATGTTGCAAATAGCATTATTAGCAGAAACTGTGGAGAAGAGCCCCTCTACGAGTACGAATCATGCAATCTCGCTTCCATAAACCTTGCAAAGTTCGTAAAATACGACGACGAAGGAAAGCCGTACTTCGACTGGGACGAATATGCCTATGTCATTCAAAAAGTTGCCAAATACCTTGACAACTCCATAGATGTCAACAAGTTTCCGCTTCCAGAAATCGATTACAACACCAAGCTGACCAGAAGGATAGGCGTTGGAATGATGGGCTTAGCTGATGCTCTCTTCAAGCTCGGCATTCCTTACAACAGCAAGGAAGGGTTTGACTTCATGAGAAAAGCTACCGAGTATCTCACATTTTACGCTTACAAATACTCTGTTGAAGCGGCGAAGAAAAGGGGAACATTCCCACTCTATGATAAGAGCGATTATCCAGAAGGAAAGCTCCCAGTTGAAGGATTCTATCACAGAGAAATCTGGAATTTACCCTGGGATGAACTTGCTGAAGAAATCAAGAAGTATGGAGTTAGAAATGCAATGGTCACAACCTGCCCACCAACAGGAAGCGTTAGTATGATTGCGGATACCTCGAGCGGAATTGAGCCGATATTTGCCCTTGTTTACAAGAAGAGCGTAACTGTTGGCGAATTCTACTACGTTGACCCAGTTTTTGAAGCTGAACTCAAGAAGAGAGGTCTTTACAGCGATGAGCTGCTGGCAAAGATAAGCAACAACTACGGTTCAGTTCAAGGGCTTGAGGAAATTCCAGAGGACATGCAGCGTGTATTTGTCACGGCAATGGATGTTCACTGGCTTGACCACATCTTGGCTCAGGCATCTATACAGCTCTGGCTGACCGATAGTGCGAGCAAGACCATAAACATGCCAAATGATGCAACGGTTGAGGATGTTAAAGCTGCCTATCTTTTAGCATACAAGCTGGGCTGTAAGGGTGTGACTGTTTACAGAGATGGCTCACTGAGCGTTCAGGTTTACAGCGTTGAGGGTGAAAAGAAGAAGAGGGTTCCAGCAAAGCCCAGTGAATATGCGAAGAGCATCTTGAAGGAGATTGTCGAAAAGGAGCCATGGCTCAGGAGATTTATTGATGTTGAGGCAATACTTAACGGAACAAACGGAAAGAATGATGTCAGCAAGCCCTCACTCCATCTGAGCTTGGACATCGACGTCACCCATCAGCATGTTCAATCTAAAACAGCTGAGGCAAAAAGCGGTGTCTGTCCAGTATGCGGAGCTCCAACGGTCTTTGAAAGTGGCTGTGAAGTTTGTAAGAACTGTGGCTGGAGCAAGTGCGTCATCTCGTGA
- the thpR gene encoding RNA 2',3'-cyclic phosphodiesterase: MRAFIAIDISDSVREKLVQAQDKIARTKAAKIKFVEPENLHITLKFLGEITGEQAEEIKEILQKIAAKYKKHDVRVKGIGVFPNPNYIRVIWAGVEGDEIIKSIASDIERELRKLGFKKDKDFVAHVTIGRVKFVKDKLELAVVLKELANEDFGIFRVDAIELKKSTLTPKGPIYETLARFELRD, from the coding sequence ATGAGGGCTTTCATAGCCATTGACATAAGCGACAGCGTTAGAGAAAAGCTTGTTCAAGCTCAGGACAAAATTGCAAGAACAAAGGCTGCCAAGATAAAGTTTGTTGAGCCTGAAAATCTTCACATCACCCTTAAATTTTTGGGGGAAATAACTGGGGAGCAGGCTGAGGAAATAAAGGAAATTCTCCAGAAAATAGCGGCAAAATACAAGAAGCATGATGTCAGAGTCAAAGGAATTGGTGTGTTCCCAAACCCGAACTACATCAGGGTAATCTGGGCTGGTGTTGAAGGCGATGAGATCATAAAAAGTATAGCCAGCGACATAGAAAGGGAGCTGAGAAAGCTCGGCTTTAAAAAGGATAAGGACTTTGTTGCTCATGTGACAATAGGAAGGGTGAAGTTTGTTAAGGACAAGCTTGAGCTTGCCGTTGTTTTAAAGGAGCTGGCAAATGAAGATTTTGGTATTTTCAGAGTTGATGCAATTGAGCTGAAGAAAAGCACCTTAACTCCAAAAGGTCCAATTTATGAAACATTGGCAAGGTTTGAGCTTAGGGATTAG
- a CDS encoding HAD-IIA family hydrolase produces the protein MLGIIFDMDGVIYRGNTPIEGAKEVIDYLKSRNVPFVFLTNNSTKNAKMYREKLLNLGIDVEEDWIITSGYATARYLQKHFRKGKVFVIGGKGLVEEIKNIGWEIMSVGEAKERWREIEYVVVGLDTKLTYEKLKYGTLAIRNGAKFIGTNPDTTYPGEEGILPGAGSILAALKASTDVEPLIIGKPNEPVFEVVKEKLTADEIWVVGDRLDTDIAFAKRIGAKAIMVLTGVNTLKDIEKSKIKPDLVLPSIKELLEYLKVHIND, from the coding sequence ATGCTTGGTATAATATTCGACATGGATGGGGTAATTTACAGGGGAAACACTCCAATTGAGGGGGCAAAAGAGGTGATTGACTATTTAAAATCGAGAAACGTTCCTTTTGTATTTCTCACCAATAACTCAACAAAAAATGCAAAGATGTATAGGGAAAAACTCCTAAATCTGGGGATTGATGTTGAAGAAGATTGGATAATAACTTCAGGTTATGCAACCGCCCGCTATCTGCAGAAGCACTTCAGGAAAGGAAAGGTTTTTGTAATCGGGGGAAAAGGCCTTGTTGAAGAAATTAAGAACATCGGCTGGGAGATTATGAGTGTTGGGGAAGCTAAGGAAAGATGGAGAGAAATAGAGTATGTCGTTGTGGGACTTGACACGAAACTGACTTACGAGAAATTAAAGTATGGGACTTTGGCAATTAGGAACGGTGCAAAGTTCATTGGTACTAACCCAGATACGACTTACCCTGGGGAGGAAGGTATTCTGCCAGGAGCTGGCTCAATCTTGGCAGCGTTAAAAGCATCAACGGATGTTGAGCCATTAATAATTGGAAAACCCAATGAGCCTGTTTTTGAAGTGGTTAAAGAAAAGCTCACCGCAGATGAAATCTGGGTTGTTGGTGACAGACTTGACACGGACATAGCATTTGCAAAAAGAATAGGGGCAAAAGCGATAATGGTCTTAACTGGTGTAAACACACTGAAGGACATTGAGAAAAGTAAAATAAAGCCTGATCTGGTTTTGCCCAGCATAAAAGAACTTCTGGAATATTTAAAAGTCCATATCAATGATTAA
- a CDS encoding ATP-binding protein, with protein MEELIGFQNPWWRDKKAIYEDEKVKEALSKRNPIGYTFENRNKIIVGPRQVGKTTYLKLTILDLIERGTNPRSILYFSCDLLKDYRDIVEILKFFSRMQRGKKFVFLDEVTFVEGWERAIKFFLDSPLKKDTTLYITGSSSLGLKKESFPGRPIKVEEFLPLSFKKVVELLNPKIKRELEKITLETSPKILYENALELYPHMDELFEAFYFYLSSGGYPKSIFELLESGEISPDTYEMIYNATIFDVTKLGRSERIALSIILGILKRYGEKFSLNALSKEMEIGSHVTVREYLEIFEELFIGRNYFQTKPNLMTPLFKKERKFYFLDPLILETFSRKFGIEVEIAKKVEGIVGEHIKRNFDTYFFHNAKEVDFVTKDFGVEVKWQNKVKPSDFPRVGIKNKILLSKGKLDFIEERNLAIIPVPLFLVQL; from the coding sequence ATGGAAGAGCTGATAGGATTTCAAAACCCATGGTGGCGAGATAAAAAAGCTATTTATGAGGATGAAAAGGTTAAAGAGGCCTTATCAAAGAGAAATCCTATAGGATACACATTTGAAAATAGGAACAAGATAATTGTTGGTCCAAGGCAAGTTGGAAAGACCACATATTTAAAACTTACAATCCTTGATCTTATTGAAAGAGGAACCAACCCAAGGAGTATTCTCTACTTTTCTTGTGATTTGCTTAAAGATTACAGAGACATAGTTGAAATCCTGAAGTTCTTCTCAAGAATGCAGAGAGGAAAGAAGTTTGTGTTCCTTGATGAAGTAACATTTGTTGAAGGCTGGGAGAGAGCGATAAAGTTTTTCCTTGATTCTCCTCTAAAGAAGGATACCACCCTTTATATAACTGGCTCCTCATCCCTTGGCTTGAAAAAGGAAAGCTTTCCTGGAAGACCAATAAAAGTTGAGGAATTTCTGCCATTGAGCTTTAAAAAAGTTGTTGAGTTATTAAATCCAAAGATTAAAAGAGAGTTAGAGAAAATAACATTAGAAACTTCTCCTAAAATCCTTTATGAAAATGCCTTAGAGTTATACCCCCACATGGATGAACTCTTTGAAGCATTTTATTTTTACCTATCATCTGGAGGTTATCCAAAATCGATATTTGAGCTACTTGAGAGTGGTGAAATAAGCCCAGACACATATGAAATGATTTATAATGCGACAATATTTGACGTTACAAAACTTGGGAGAAGTGAAAGGATAGCACTTTCAATAATTTTAGGTATTTTAAAGAGATATGGAGAGAAGTTTTCTCTAAATGCCCTTTCAAAGGAAATGGAAATAGGTTCGCATGTAACCGTTAGGGAGTATTTGGAAATATTTGAGGAGCTCTTTATTGGGAGGAACTATTTTCAAACAAAGCCAAACTTAATGACACCGCTTTTCAAAAAAGAAAGAAAGTTCTACTTTTTGGATCCATTAATTTTGGAAACATTTTCAAGGAAATTTGGGATAGAAGTTGAAATTGCAAAAAAAGTAGAGGGAATTGTGGGAGAGCACATAAAGAGGAACTTTGATACGTATTTCTTCCATAATGCAAAGGAAGTTGACTTTGTAACAAAAGATTTTGGTGTTGAAGTGAAATGGCAGAATAAAGTTAAGCCAAGCGATTTCCCAAGGGTGGGAATAAAAAACAAGATCCTTTTGTCAAAAGGCAAGCTTGACTTCATTGAAGAGAGGAACCTCGCAATAATCCCTGTGCCCCTGTTCTTAGTCCAGCTCTAA
- a CDS encoding phosphoribosyltransferase, which produces MDKVYLTWWQVDRAIFSLADKLREYKPDVIVGIARGGLIPAVRLSHILGDIELKVIDVKFYTDISEHAEMPKVVIPIHGDLKGKRVVIVDDVSDTGKTLEVVINEVKKLGAEEIKVACLAMKPWTSVVPDFYVFRTDKWIVFPWEEFPVVVRE; this is translated from the coding sequence ATGGATAAGGTTTACCTCACATGGTGGCAGGTTGATAGGGCAATATTCTCACTGGCTGATAAGCTTAGGGAGTACAAGCCTGATGTCATTGTTGGAATAGCGAGAGGAGGTTTAATCCCAGCAGTGAGGTTGAGCCATATTTTGGGGGATATAGAGCTCAAAGTCATAGACGTGAAGTTCTACACCGATATCAGCGAACATGCAGAGATGCCAAAAGTGGTAATTCCAATACACGGGGACTTAAAAGGCAAGAGGGTCGTTATTGTGGATGACGTCAGCGACACAGGGAAAACGCTGGAAGTGGTTATAAACGAGGTTAAGAAGCTGGGGGCAGAGGAAATAAAGGTTGCATGTTTAGCTATGAAGCCTTGGACTTCAGTCGTGCCTGATTTTTACGTGTTTAGGACTGACAAGTGGATAGTCTTCCCATGGGAAGAGTTCCCGGTGGTGGTGCGGGAATGA